Proteins found in one Vallitalea guaymasensis genomic segment:
- the def gene encoding peptide deformylase: MAIRNIRVVPDEILRKKSKEVECVDEKILMLLDDMADTMYNTGNGAGLAAPQVGILKRLVVIDMGEGLIKLINPRIVDSSGKQEVTEGCLSVPGKWGRLKRPAKVKVEALNEKNEKFTIVGTGDLAKCLCHEIDHLEGILFIDKAIEVVSE, translated from the coding sequence ATGGCAATAAGAAATATTAGAGTAGTTCCTGACGAAATATTAAGGAAGAAAAGTAAAGAAGTTGAGTGTGTTGATGAAAAAATATTAATGTTACTGGATGATATGGCTGATACAATGTATAATACAGGTAATGGAGCAGGTTTAGCTGCACCACAAGTAGGAATATTGAAAAGACTGGTTGTAATAGACATGGGAGAGGGACTTATCAAATTAATAAATCCTCGTATAGTAGATAGTAGTGGAAAACAGGAAGTGACAGAGGGGTGCTTGAGTGTTCCAGGAAAATGGGGTAGACTAAAAAGACCGGCCAAAGTAAAAGTAGAAGCATTAAATGAAAAGAATGAAAAATTTACAATCGTTGGAACAGGGGATCTAGCAAAATGCCTGTGTCATGAAATAGACCATCTAGAAGGAATTTTATTTATTGATAAGGCTATAGAAGTGGTAAGCGAATAG
- a CDS encoding polyketide synthase, whose product MNPKEILHALKAGKINIEDCEKELMKLRNADSEHSSKDEEENSNQQPIIKIEEINPGIVQLTMQDKKNKNSFTKEFTKELCNAFEEIEKNTSYKVVILTGYDTYFATGGSKEGLEAIYNGEIKYTDTKLYKIALECKLPVIAAMQGHGIGAGWCLGMSCDFIIMSKESYYTTNFIKFGFTPGFGSTLIFPEKLGNGLANEILFTGKRYKGIELEKKGVPYEILPSKEVLSYAKELAASLAEAPRQSLIALKKHMSEGIREKLPIYIEKELKMHDATFVNQPLVKNKINSIFGNISEDIKPIGKDNSQSKDITDSDNNSIAIIGMSGQFPQSENLSVFWDNLSSGKDCVTEIPVSRWGMSKDDLENGDTDYCKWMGSLKDINKFDPLFFNIPPRLAELIDPHERLFLECVWNLFESIGYTRETLKKSYQRKVGVYVGSMYQHYNLLESDIKKNGMVSICTNSSIANRVSYFFDFQGPSVVVDTACSSSTVAIHMACQSLLNDECEIAIAGGVNLTLHPSKFIGLGLGKIAASNPENRSFSDGDGFVPSEGVGSVLLKPLSHAIRDKDNILAVIKSTAISHGGRTNGFSVPNPNAQEDLMEYNFKKSGIDPQSISYVECAANGCALGDAIEISALNKVFNKYTSKKHFCSVGSVKSNIGHAEAASGISQLIKVILQMKHKKLVPSIKAYPLNPKIKFDDTPFYLQEKLSDWECPIIDIDGKEVSFPRRALINSFGGGGTNAHIIIEEYTRSESLQDNRKEKNYPHIIVFSARNQQQLHGVIRQMLDYIEVNDIDILSLAYTLQVGREEMKVRMATVINSREELMNSLKEYLNNTKDINERKSQYSLPIFTGNIKENTHINSNIEIIKPLKENQVLGIASQWVQGSNIDWMSLYKNQEINMISLPTYPFDKQRYWIGNQKENIELHDLNEEVHNKNEIGDKCIKDWVVDSLSNLLGIPSTELVMDRYLIEYGFDSILFMSLLKQVQGSINPSMDLSRLQTCKTTQDIIDKLCLEANNDFIITEKFKNNEINIQNKFPELINLNGIYEGKPIFWIHPGMGSVNIYNELAENLKRPFYGIQPRGFMTDRFPLHGIEAMASYYVHIIQSVQSEGPYDLGGYSLGGLLSYEITRQLQELGETVSTIIMVDSLYNEEVKNMNISKKSMFLQEVNAMLTASASSKDIKLLIKNDEIDVELSDEEYLVKLIELAKIKGLQKTKEQLYNRIKHNIKIQISYGLSNYKVLPLSNSENLSCHYFRNASGLFFGKLEPYNIIHEDEISVDNTNYWEEWKKHIPDIKIIDINSYNHMSIFSKGKSSKKIIKYCKKLYEQ is encoded by the coding sequence AAGAAATTGAGAAAAACACAAGTTATAAGGTTGTTATTCTAACTGGCTATGACACTTATTTTGCAACAGGAGGTTCAAAAGAGGGATTAGAAGCTATATATAACGGTGAGATTAAGTATACTGATACAAAGCTTTATAAAATTGCCCTTGAGTGTAAGTTACCGGTCATTGCAGCCATGCAGGGACATGGAATCGGAGCAGGTTGGTGTCTTGGTATGTCATGCGATTTTATCATAATGAGCAAGGAAAGTTATTATACAACCAATTTCATAAAATTCGGTTTTACACCAGGATTTGGCTCTACACTCATTTTTCCTGAGAAATTGGGTAATGGATTAGCTAATGAAATACTATTTACAGGAAAAAGATATAAAGGTATAGAATTAGAAAAAAAAGGTGTTCCTTATGAGATATTACCTTCAAAAGAGGTATTATCATATGCTAAAGAGCTGGCAGCATCATTGGCAGAAGCGCCTAGACAATCCCTTATAGCCTTAAAAAAACATATGAGTGAAGGTATCAGAGAAAAACTTCCTATTTATATTGAAAAAGAATTGAAAATGCACGATGCTACTTTTGTGAATCAACCCTTGGTTAAAAATAAAATCAATTCAATTTTTGGAAATATATCAGAAGATATTAAACCTATAGGTAAGGATAATAGTCAATCAAAAGACATTACAGATTCTGATAATAATTCTATTGCAATAATTGGTATGTCAGGTCAATTTCCTCAATCAGAGAATCTATCAGTATTTTGGGATAATCTGTCATCTGGAAAAGATTGTGTTACAGAAATACCTGTTTCCAGATGGGGAATGAGTAAAGATGATTTGGAGAACGGAGATACGGATTATTGTAAATGGATGGGTTCCTTGAAGGATATTAATAAATTTGATCCCTTATTTTTTAATATACCTCCTAGACTGGCAGAACTTATAGACCCACATGAACGTCTTTTCCTAGAGTGTGTGTGGAACCTATTTGAAAGTATAGGCTATACACGGGAAACATTAAAAAAATCATATCAACGTAAAGTAGGAGTTTACGTTGGTTCAATGTATCAGCATTACAATCTTCTAGAATCAGATATCAAGAAAAACGGTATGGTTTCTATATGTACCAATAGTTCAATTGCAAACAGAGTTTCATATTTCTTTGATTTTCAAGGTCCTAGTGTAGTTGTTGATACTGCATGTTCATCATCTACAGTAGCCATTCATATGGCTTGTCAAAGTCTATTGAATGATGAATGTGAAATCGCTATCGCTGGGGGAGTAAATCTAACGTTACACCCATCAAAATTCATTGGACTAGGTCTAGGAAAAATTGCTGCTAGCAACCCTGAAAACAGAAGTTTTTCTGATGGAGATGGATTCGTACCTTCTGAAGGGGTAGGTTCTGTTTTATTAAAGCCTTTATCTCATGCTATCAGAGATAAAGATAATATATTAGCAGTTATAAAATCTACAGCTATCAGCCATGGAGGAAGAACTAATGGATTCTCTGTACCTAATCCAAATGCCCAAGAGGATTTAATGGAATATAATTTTAAAAAATCAGGCATAGATCCCCAATCAATCAGTTATGTAGAATGTGCAGCAAATGGCTGTGCTCTAGGAGATGCCATTGAAATAAGTGCATTAAATAAAGTTTTCAATAAATATACTTCAAAAAAACATTTTTGTTCTGTTGGCTCCGTAAAATCAAATATAGGGCATGCAGAGGCGGCATCAGGTATATCTCAATTAATAAAGGTAATTCTACAAATGAAACATAAAAAACTAGTACCATCAATAAAGGCGTATCCATTAAATCCTAAAATAAAATTTGATGATACCCCATTTTACCTGCAAGAAAAACTTAGTGATTGGGAATGCCCTATAATTGATATTGATGGAAAAGAAGTGAGTTTTCCAAGACGTGCACTTATTAATTCCTTTGGTGGTGGAGGGACAAATGCTCATATTATCATTGAGGAATATACTAGGTCCGAATCTCTGCAAGATAATAGGAAAGAAAAGAATTATCCTCATATCATAGTTTTTTCTGCAAGAAACCAACAGCAGCTTCATGGAGTTATCAGACAGATGCTAGACTATATAGAAGTCAATGATATAGATATATTAAGCCTTGCTTATACACTTCAAGTTGGTAGAGAAGAAATGAAAGTAAGGATGGCTACAGTAATAAATAGCAGAGAAGAATTGATGAATAGTTTAAAGGAATATTTAAATAATACTAAAGATATTAACGAAAGAAAGTCACAGTACTCGTTACCTATCTTTACTGGAAATATAAAAGAGAATACTCATATAAATAGCAATATAGAAATTATTAAGCCATTAAAGGAAAATCAAGTTTTAGGAATTGCTTCCCAGTGGGTTCAGGGAAGTAATATAGATTGGATGTCATTATATAAAAACCAAGAAATCAATATGATTTCATTACCAACATATCCTTTTGACAAACAGCGTTACTGGATAGGTAATCAAAAAGAGAATATAGAACTACATGATTTAAATGAAGAAGTACATAATAAAAATGAGATAGGCGATAAGTGTATTAAAGATTGGGTAGTTGATAGTTTATCCAATTTATTAGGAATACCTTCGACTGAGTTAGTAATGGATAGATATTTGATAGAGTATGGATTTGATTCAATACTTTTCATGAGTTTATTAAAACAGGTACAAGGGTCTATTAATCCTTCAATGGACTTATCACGTTTACAGACATGTAAAACGACACAAGATATCATTGATAAGTTGTGTTTGGAAGCAAATAACGATTTCATTATAACAGAAAAATTTAAAAATAATGAAATCAATATCCAAAACAAATTCCCTGAACTTATCAATTTAAATGGAATATATGAAGGTAAACCAATATTTTGGATTCACCCGGGAATGGGTAGTGTCAACATATATAATGAACTTGCGGAGAATTTGAAGAGACCTTTTTATGGAATTCAACCGAGAGGTTTTATGACTGATAGGTTTCCTTTGCATGGAATTGAAGCAATGGCTTCTTATTATGTACATATTATCCAATCAGTTCAATCAGAGGGTCCTTATGATTTAGGAGGTTATTCTCTTGGAGGTCTATTATCATATGAAATAACCCGCCAACTACAAGAATTAGGTGAAACAGTAAGTACAATTATTATGGTAGATTCATTATATAATGAAGAAGTGAAAAACATGAATATCAGTAAGAAATCTATGTTTCTACAAGAAGTAAATGCTATGTTGACAGCTTCAGCTTCTTCAAAGGATATAAAATTACTCATTAAGAATGATGAAATAGATGTCGAACTTAGCGATGAAGAATATTTAGTTAAGCTAATTGAACTTGCAAAAATAAAGGGGTTACAAAAAACTAAAGAGCAGTTATATAATAGAATTAAACATAATATAAAGATTCAAATTTCTTATGGACTAAGTAATTATAAAGTATTACCTCTTTCTAATTCTGAGAATTTATCTTGTCACTATTTTCGCAATGCAAGTGGATTGTTTTTTGGTAAGTTAGAACCTTATAATATAATTCATGAAGACGAAATATCAGTAGATAATACTAATTATTGGGAGGAATGGAAGAAACATATACCAGATATTAAAATCATAGATATTAATTCTTATAACCATATGTCAATATTTTCAAAGGGTAAATCATCAAAGAAAATTATAAAATATTGCAAGAAATTATATGAACAATAA